One Actinosynnema pretiosum DNA segment encodes these proteins:
- a CDS encoding DUF4132 domain-containing protein, protein MRDSGGGFELPEGARDHVHPRRGGRTGVDAAAPRGAAADRVDVRAELSEGSRAALTGVGSEDGAARRPVGSLPRLVRAAEAHLDGSPTPLGAAAVLRLLAHQGHPRVLRLVDAWAEAHGLVFAARAIAELARVEAVHCPSPAGGHGWHLRGLRPGSCAIRWQERDLALRARSLLAACPDAVHAEVVAALAGSRDTPQGRLLVSYLVPTELRWAEEVVAEVLRGPRDRADSDPVLAVLGSADQLTRLLGLDWVVRRLPTPEFLWTALDVLGHGLLPALDRLLGTPELPGPARDLIAEVLAALPGDDAFAVLLPRLGQREVRPLARAVAGRAPERALRLLAAEGGPATSDAAIVLRSLAVGFADLDVRELPEAAGAVLARERAAHRAAPAPAEGLPPVLTSPPWARERREAEAPVVVAGLEPPVRPHLRWAPGEREGWLARQPRTGPDPADWTALADACADGRPTGHGSVLFARAPEGLVRPLLARWNPEPWAAEQWGRPVVARFGLDVLPQALALGRVRPTSLGGLLVPFATPEVAVMMVDWLARLTHAWPIARGWLERHGVDAARLLVPVAVGPAGVGRRAAEHALRQIPEHALTAAREHGERVASVVAAALAMDPLDVLPVRVPAVPAWLEPGLLPQVLREGGAAALPEEAVGHLLVVLALSTPEDPHVGLEQARQVCDPASLARFAWAVFDQWRMAGAPPEDRWALTGLALVGDDQVVRALGPLIAAWPIEGVKADVGLVVLARIGTDAALTRLDDASRRLRNKWLRGRAKRELDGVATARGLTAEELSDRLVPDFGLSPDGALELDYGPRRFVVGFDEQLRPHVTGPDGKRLKALPKPGARDDAELAARAHERFAALKKDLRASAAEQLARLERAMVEGRTWGAAEFTGLFTGHPLLWPLGRGLVWITESGRAFRLAEDRTLGDLDDRPVVLGPDERVAIAHPLRLGADLAAWAELLADYEVLQPFPQLGRAVHRLTEEEAGAVELVRFRDFPVLNGKVVALLDRGRWSQAGGLGGPIGRVRRALPDGREVVVGLDPALPRGRVPVGTGRRITGVRIGGRGPFGTADPVVVSEVVADLLGLAR, encoded by the coding sequence GTGCGCGACAGCGGCGGGGGCTTCGAGCTCCCCGAGGGGGCTCGGGACCACGTGCACCCGAGGCGGGGCGGTCGGACCGGGGTGGACGCCGCCGCGCCGCGCGGCGCGGCGGCCGACCGGGTGGACGTCCGGGCGGAGCTGTCCGAGGGGTCGCGCGCGGCGCTCACCGGCGTCGGGAGCGAGGACGGCGCGGCCCGCAGGCCGGTGGGGAGCCTGCCGCGCCTGGTCCGGGCCGCCGAGGCGCACCTGGACGGCTCGCCGACGCCGCTGGGCGCGGCGGCCGTGCTGCGGTTGCTGGCGCACCAGGGGCACCCGCGCGTGCTGCGGCTCGTGGACGCCTGGGCGGAGGCGCACGGCCTGGTGTTCGCCGCGCGGGCGATCGCCGAGCTGGCGCGGGTGGAGGCGGTGCACTGCCCGTCCCCCGCCGGTGGTCACGGCTGGCACCTGCGCGGGCTCCGGCCGGGTTCGTGCGCGATCCGCTGGCAGGAGCGGGACCTGGCGCTGCGGGCGCGGTCGCTGCTGGCCGCGTGCCCGGACGCCGTGCACGCCGAGGTGGTCGCCGCGCTGGCCGGGTCGCGGGACACCCCGCAGGGCAGGCTGCTGGTCAGCTACCTCGTGCCGACCGAGCTCCGGTGGGCCGAGGAGGTCGTGGCCGAGGTCCTGCGGGGCCCGCGCGACCGCGCCGACAGCGACCCGGTGCTGGCCGTGCTCGGCTCGGCCGACCAGCTCACTCGCCTGCTGGGCCTGGACTGGGTGGTGCGGCGCCTGCCGACCCCGGAGTTCCTGTGGACCGCGCTGGACGTGCTGGGCCACGGGCTGCTGCCCGCGCTGGACCGGCTGCTCGGGACGCCGGAGCTGCCCGGACCCGCCCGCGACCTGATCGCCGAGGTGCTGGCGGCGCTGCCGGGTGACGACGCCTTCGCGGTCCTGCTGCCCCGCCTCGGGCAGCGCGAGGTCCGCCCGCTCGCCCGCGCGGTGGCCGGGCGCGCCCCGGAGCGCGCGCTGCGCCTGCTGGCCGCCGAGGGCGGGCCCGCCACCTCGGACGCGGCGATCGTGCTGCGCTCCCTCGCGGTGGGGTTCGCCGACCTGGACGTGCGCGAGCTGCCCGAGGCGGCCGGGGCCGTCCTGGCGCGGGAGCGCGCCGCGCACCGGGCCGCGCCCGCGCCCGCCGAGGGCCTGCCGCCGGTGCTGACCTCGCCGCCGTGGGCGCGGGAGCGCCGGGAGGCCGAGGCGCCCGTCGTCGTGGCGGGCCTGGAGCCGCCGGTCCGGCCGCACCTGCGCTGGGCGCCGGGTGAGCGGGAGGGCTGGCTGGCCAGGCAGCCCCGCACGGGCCCGGACCCGGCCGACTGGACGGCGCTGGCGGACGCCTGCGCGGACGGCCGCCCGACCGGCCACGGCTCGGTGCTGTTCGCGCGGGCCCCCGAGGGGCTGGTGCGCCCCCTGCTGGCGCGCTGGAACCCGGAGCCGTGGGCCGCCGAGCAGTGGGGCAGGCCGGTGGTCGCCCGGTTCGGGCTGGACGTGCTGCCGCAGGCCCTGGCGCTGGGGCGGGTCCGGCCGACCTCGCTGGGCGGGCTGCTGGTCCCGTTCGCGACGCCCGAGGTGGCGGTGATGATGGTGGACTGGCTGGCGCGGCTCACGCACGCGTGGCCGATCGCGCGGGGCTGGCTGGAGCGGCACGGGGTGGACGCGGCCCGGCTGCTGGTGCCGGTCGCGGTCGGTCCCGCCGGGGTCGGGCGGCGGGCGGCGGAGCACGCGCTGCGGCAGATCCCCGAGCACGCGCTGACCGCCGCGCGCGAGCACGGCGAGCGGGTGGCGTCGGTGGTCGCCGCGGCGCTCGCGATGGACCCGCTGGACGTGCTGCCGGTCCGGGTGCCCGCCGTCCCGGCGTGGCTGGAGCCCGGCCTGCTGCCGCAGGTGCTGCGGGAGGGCGGTGCGGCGGCGCTGCCGGAGGAGGCGGTGGGGCACCTGCTGGTGGTGCTGGCGCTGTCCACCCCGGAGGACCCGCACGTCGGGCTGGAGCAGGCGCGCCAGGTGTGCGACCCGGCGTCGCTGGCCCGGTTCGCCTGGGCCGTGTTCGACCAGTGGCGGATGGCCGGGGCCCCGCCCGAGGACCGCTGGGCGCTCACCGGCCTGGCCCTGGTCGGTGACGACCAGGTGGTGCGCGCGCTGGGCCCGCTGATCGCGGCGTGGCCGATCGAGGGCGTCAAGGCGGACGTCGGGCTGGTGGTGCTGGCGCGGATCGGCACGGACGCGGCGCTGACCCGCCTGGACGACGCCTCGCGGCGGCTGAGGAACAAGTGGTTGCGGGGGCGGGCGAAGCGGGAGCTGGACGGGGTCGCGACCGCGCGCGGGCTGACCGCCGAGGAGCTGTCCGACCGGCTCGTGCCGGACTTCGGGCTGTCCCCGGACGGCGCGCTGGAGCTGGACTACGGGCCGAGGCGGTTCGTGGTCGGGTTCGACGAGCAGCTCAGGCCGCACGTGACCGGGCCGGACGGCAAGCGGCTCAAGGCCCTGCCCAAGCCAGGGGCGCGCGACGACGCGGAGCTGGCCGCGCGGGCGCACGAGCGGTTCGCGGCGCTGAAGAAGGACCTGCGCGCCTCGGCCGCCGAGCAGCTCGCGCGGTTGGAGCGGGCGATGGTGGAGGGCCGGACGTGGGGCGCGGCGGAGTTCACCGGCCTGTTCACCGGCCACCCGCTGCTGTGGCCGCTGGGGCGCGGGCTGGTGTGGATCACCGAGTCGGGGCGCGCGTTCCGGCTGGCCGAAGACCGCACGCTCGGCGACCTGGACGACCGCCCCGTCGTCCTCGGCCCGGACGAGCGGGTGGCGATCGCCCACCCGCTGCGGCTGGGCGCGGACCTGGCGGCGTGGGCGGAGCTGCTGGCCGACTACGAGGTGCTGCAACCGTTCCCGCAGCTGGGCAGGGCCGTGCACCGGCTCACCGAGGAGGAGGCGGGGGCGGTCGAGCTGGTCCGGTTCCGGGACTTCCCGGTGCTGAACGGGAAGGTGGTCGCGCTGCTCGACCGGGGCCGCTGGAGCCAGGCGGGCGGGCTGGGCGGTCCGATCGGGCGGGTGCGGCGGGCGCTGCCGGACGGGCGCGAGGTCGTGGTCGGGCTGGACCCGGCCCTGCCGCGCGGGCGCGTCCCGGTGGGGACCGGGCGGCGGATCACCGGGGTGCGGATCGGCGGGCGGGGCCCGTTCGGGACGGCCGACCCGGTGGTGGTGTCCGAGGTGGTGGCGGACCTGCTGGGACTGGCCCGCTGA
- a CDS encoding glycosyltransferase, which produces MKIALVSESANPLHAGNGGALRVHVAELAAALASAGHEVVVHTSGEAGREATRARGYEVVELSAVARRAADPSAHLGDFARALARRWQDDAPDVVHAHHWTSGLAALLGARRTGTPVVQSFHSLADPGSDPQRASTERLVGKEAAAVIASSGAELAELARLGVPRQRISVVPSGVDRARFDPEGPAAPRWAPQRLVAVNDLAPERGVDDLLWALRSLPEAELVVLGGDARGIDRARARAAELGVASRVRLPGRVRREEVPALLRSADAVVHVPWAADFGLVALEAMACGVPVVATAVGGLADTVVDGVTGVLVPPRDRKALTGVLRSLLVDDARRDAYGIAGADRVRVRYSWERVAHEVAQVCARVAGVELEMGPEIVAEAT; this is translated from the coding sequence GTGAAGATCGCCCTGGTGTCCGAATCAGCCAACCCCCTGCACGCCGGGAACGGCGGCGCGCTGCGGGTGCACGTGGCGGAACTGGCCGCCGCGCTCGCCTCGGCGGGCCACGAGGTCGTGGTGCACACGTCGGGCGAGGCCGGTCGGGAGGCCACGCGGGCGCGCGGTTACGAGGTGGTGGAGCTGTCGGCGGTGGCCCGCCGGGCGGCCGACCCGTCCGCGCACCTCGGCGACTTCGCCCGCGCGCTGGCCCGCCGCTGGCAGGACGACGCCCCCGACGTCGTGCACGCCCACCACTGGACCTCCGGGCTGGCCGCGCTCCTGGGCGCCCGCCGCACGGGCACGCCCGTGGTGCAGAGCTTCCACTCCCTGGCCGACCCCGGCTCCGACCCGCAGCGGGCGAGCACCGAGCGCCTGGTGGGCAAGGAGGCCGCGGCGGTGATCGCGTCGAGCGGGGCGGAGCTGGCCGAGCTGGCGAGGCTGGGCGTGCCGAGGCAGCGGATCTCCGTGGTGCCGTCGGGGGTGGACCGCGCCCGGTTCGACCCCGAGGGCCCGGCCGCGCCGCGCTGGGCCCCGCAGCGGCTGGTGGCGGTGAACGACCTGGCCCCGGAGCGCGGGGTCGACGACCTGCTGTGGGCGCTGCGGTCGCTGCCCGAGGCGGAGCTGGTGGTGCTGGGCGGGGACGCGCGCGGCATCGACCGGGCTCGGGCCCGCGCCGCCGAGCTGGGCGTCGCCAGTCGCGTGCGGCTGCCCGGCCGGGTGCGGCGCGAGGAGGTGCCCGCGCTGCTGCGCTCCGCCGACGCGGTGGTGCACGTGCCGTGGGCGGCGGACTTCGGGCTGGTGGCGCTGGAGGCGATGGCCTGCGGCGTCCCGGTCGTGGCGACGGCGGTGGGCGGGCTCGCGGACACCGTGGTGGACGGGGTGACCGGCGTGCTGGTGCCGCCGCGCGACCGGAAGGCGCTGACCGGGGTGCTGCGGTCGCTGCTGGTGGACGACGCGCGCCGGGACGCCTACGGCATCGCGGGCGCGGACCGGGTGCGGGTGCGCTACTCGTGGGAGCGGGTGGCGCACGAGGTCGCGCAGGTGTGCGCGCGGGTCGCGGGCGTGGAGCTGGAGATGGGTCCGGAGATCGTCGCCGAGGCCACCTGA
- a CDS encoding DUF4132 domain-containing protein, whose translation MRTTGDESGEFQIPANRRAHVHVRRGGHVRPEAVARPDAVVDRADVRGELSSGARWSLVTTDSTTAPGAAKANGSDPGLAAAANAHLDGSPTPLGAAAVLRLLLHQEHPRASGVVDAWVAAHGLVFAVSAVAELARVEVVLHKLSDSYKPRWTLRHRAPTARTVPPGEIALVRRARELLAACPEEEHAEAVAALAGSRDTAQGRLAVSYLAPGERGWADEVVTEALGGPMYSSDSFLLLTSVGEADQLIRLMSLGWVMWYLPSPEVLWTALDAMGHGVLPVLGRLLDVEQLSAQQHGHVLEVLEVLPGDEAFALLLPRFALRPVRLAAHSMAARDPERALRLLAAAAVGRPAGSDVAKVLRAVAVKFADLDVSGLPEATRAVLERERAAHRAVPASAEGAPPVLTSPPWAKERRRAARPKVVKGLEPLAAPGLVWEPGEFEAWRSEHFRPRRFPDWEATVRAYASGRLRSSYDHPAMFLHAAERLVRPLLADWKPDPWAAERWGRPLIARFGLDVLPHVVALARSRPGALAELVLPYAAPEVAALVADWLVRLKSARPVARRWLERHGLGAARFLVPVAVGPAGAARRAAEHALRQIPEHAMTAAREHGEQVAGIVAASLAVDPLDVLPVKVPAVPSWLDPDLLPQVLLRGGRAALPEEAARNLLVVLAMSTSDEPYAGLEQVRRACEPASLARFAWAVFDQWRLAGTPSKDGWALTCLGLVGDDEVVRALSPQLRSWPAEGGHARAVLGLDVLARLGTDVALVHLDDVARRVKHKGVRTRAQEKLAEVATSLGLTSDELSDRLVPTFDLAADGTLELDYGPRRFVVGFDEQLKPYVTGPDGKRLKALPKPGARDDAELAPEAHRRFAALKKDVRTAATAQIARLEKAMLAGRSWGAEEFTALFARHPLVWHLARRLVWITESGLAFRLAEDRTLSDLHEEPVELGAGERVALAHPMRLGDDLEAWAELLADYEVLQPFPQLGRPVHRLTAEEAEAFRLTRFQGVVVPCGKVFGLLNKGWEQEQSDGYVIDRVQRPLPDGRAVVVGLDPGVPRGYDYSELDQKTTEVWITDHGPGSWRAEEHRFGTVDPVVMSEVLGDLVGLTR comes from the coding sequence GTGCGCACCACGGGGGACGAGTCCGGGGAGTTCCAGATCCCCGCGAACAGGCGCGCTCACGTGCACGTGAGGCGCGGTGGGCACGTGCGCCCGGAGGCGGTGGCGCGGCCGGACGCGGTGGTCGACCGGGCCGACGTGCGCGGCGAGCTGTCGAGCGGCGCGCGCTGGTCGCTCGTGACGACCGACTCGACCACCGCGCCCGGCGCGGCCAAGGCGAACGGCAGCGATCCGGGGCTGGCCGCCGCCGCGAACGCCCACCTCGACGGCTCCCCCACCCCGCTGGGCGCGGCGGCCGTGCTGCGGCTGCTGCTGCACCAGGAGCACCCGCGCGCGTCCGGGGTCGTGGACGCCTGGGTCGCGGCGCACGGGCTGGTGTTCGCGGTGAGCGCGGTCGCCGAGCTGGCGCGGGTGGAGGTGGTGCTGCACAAGCTCTCCGACAGCTACAAGCCCCGCTGGACGCTGCGCCACCGCGCGCCGACCGCGCGGACCGTGCCGCCGGGGGAGATCGCGCTGGTGCGGCGGGCGCGCGAGCTGCTCGCGGCGTGCCCGGAGGAGGAGCACGCCGAGGCGGTCGCCGCGCTGGCCGGGTCGCGGGACACCGCGCAGGGCAGGCTGGCGGTCAGCTACCTGGCGCCCGGCGAGCGGGGGTGGGCGGACGAGGTGGTCACCGAGGCCCTCGGCGGCCCGATGTACTCCTCGGACAGCTTCCTGCTGCTGACCTCGGTCGGCGAGGCCGACCAGCTGATCCGCCTGATGTCCCTCGGCTGGGTGATGTGGTACCTGCCGTCCCCCGAGGTGCTGTGGACCGCGCTGGACGCGATGGGCCACGGCGTGCTGCCCGTGCTGGGCCGCCTGCTCGACGTCGAGCAGCTGTCCGCGCAGCAGCACGGCCACGTGCTGGAGGTGCTGGAGGTGCTGCCCGGCGACGAGGCGTTCGCGCTGCTGCTCCCCCGGTTCGCGCTGCGCCCGGTGCGCCTGGCCGCGCACTCGATGGCCGCGCGCGACCCGGAGCGGGCGCTGCGGCTGCTGGCCGCCGCGGCCGTGGGCAGGCCCGCGGGCTCGGACGTGGCGAAGGTGCTGCGCGCCGTCGCGGTCAAGTTCGCCGACCTGGACGTGAGCGGCCTGCCCGAGGCGACCAGGGCCGTGCTGGAGCGGGAGCGGGCCGCGCACCGGGCCGTGCCCGCGTCCGCCGAGGGCGCGCCGCCGGTGCTGACCTCGCCGCCGTGGGCGAAGGAGCGCAGGAGGGCCGCCAGGCCGAAGGTCGTGAAGGGCCTGGAACCGCTGGCCGCGCCGGGGCTGGTGTGGGAGCCGGGCGAGTTCGAGGCGTGGCGCTCGGAGCACTTCCGCCCGCGCCGCTTCCCGGACTGGGAGGCGACGGTGCGGGCCTACGCCTCCGGGCGGCTGCGCTCGTCGTACGACCACCCGGCGATGTTCCTGCACGCCGCCGAGCGCCTGGTCCGACCGCTGCTGGCGGACTGGAAGCCGGACCCGTGGGCGGCCGAGCGGTGGGGGAGGCCGCTGATCGCCCGGTTCGGGCTGGACGTGCTGCCGCACGTCGTGGCGCTGGCCAGGTCCCGGCCGGGCGCGCTGGCGGAGCTGGTGCTGCCGTACGCGGCTCCCGAGGTCGCGGCGCTGGTGGCGGACTGGTTGGTGCGCCTCAAGTCCGCGCGTCCGGTGGCGCGGCGCTGGCTGGAGCGGCACGGCCTGGGCGCGGCCCGGTTCCTGGTGCCGGTCGCGGTCGGTCCGGCCGGGGCCGCCCGGCGGGCGGCGGAGCACGCGCTGCGGCAGATCCCCGAGCACGCGATGACCGCCGCGCGCGAGCACGGCGAGCAGGTGGCCGGGATCGTGGCCGCGTCGCTGGCGGTGGACCCGCTGGACGTGCTGCCGGTGAAGGTCCCGGCCGTGCCGTCCTGGCTCGACCCGGACCTGCTGCCGCAGGTGCTGCTGCGCGGCGGGCGGGCGGCGCTGCCGGAGGAGGCGGCGCGGAACCTGCTGGTGGTGCTGGCGATGTCCACGTCGGACGAGCCGTACGCGGGGCTGGAGCAGGTGCGGCGCGCGTGCGAGCCCGCGTCGCTGGCCCGGTTCGCCTGGGCGGTGTTCGACCAGTGGCGGCTCGCCGGGACGCCGTCCAAGGACGGGTGGGCGCTGACCTGCCTCGGCCTGGTCGGCGACGACGAGGTGGTGCGCGCGCTGAGCCCGCAGCTGCGGTCGTGGCCCGCCGAGGGCGGGCACGCCAGGGCGGTGCTCGGGCTGGACGTGCTGGCGCGGCTGGGCACGGACGTGGCGCTGGTGCACCTGGACGACGTGGCGCGGCGGGTCAAGCACAAGGGGGTGCGGACCAGGGCGCAGGAGAAGCTGGCCGAGGTCGCGACCTCGCTGGGGCTGACCTCCGACGAGCTGTCCGACCGGCTGGTGCCGACGTTCGACCTGGCCGCGGACGGCACGCTGGAGCTGGACTACGGGCCGAGGCGGTTCGTGGTCGGGTTCGACGAGCAGCTCAAGCCGTACGTGACCGGGCCGGACGGCAAGCGGCTCAAGGCCCTGCCCAAGCCGGGAGCGCGCGACGACGCGGAGCTGGCGCCCGAGGCGCACCGGCGGTTCGCGGCGCTGAAGAAGGACGTGCGCACCGCGGCGACCGCGCAGATCGCCCGGTTGGAGAAGGCGATGCTGGCGGGCCGGTCGTGGGGCGCGGAGGAGTTCACGGCGCTGTTCGCGCGCCACCCGCTGGTGTGGCACCTGGCGCGCAGGCTGGTGTGGATCACCGAGTCGGGGCTGGCGTTCCGGTTGGCCGAGGACCGCACGCTCAGCGACCTGCACGAGGAGCCGGTGGAGCTGGGCGCGGGCGAGCGGGTGGCGCTGGCCCACCCGATGCGGCTCGGTGACGACCTGGAGGCGTGGGCGGAGCTGCTGGCCGACTACGAGGTGCTGCAACCGTTCCCGCAGCTGGGCAGGCCGGTGCACCGGCTCACCGCCGAGGAGGCGGAGGCGTTCCGGCTGACCAGGTTCCAGGGGGTCGTGGTGCCGTGCGGGAAGGTGTTCGGGCTGCTGAACAAGGGCTGGGAGCAGGAGCAGTCGGACGGCTACGTGATCGACCGGGTGCAGCGACCGCTGCCGGACGGGCGCGCGGTCGTGGTCGGCCTGGACCCCGGTGTGCCGCGCGGCTACGACTACTCCGAGCTCGACCAGAAGACCACCGAGGTGTGGATCACCGACCACGGGCCGGGGTCGTGGCGGGCGGAAGAGCACCGGTTCGGGACGGTCGACCCGGTGGTGATGTCCGAGGTGCTGGGCGACCTGGTCGGCTTGACCCGCTGA
- a CDS encoding DUF4132 domain-containing protein: MGTAGGVIGEFRLPSGVRSEAHPRRGGRTRPEVVAPEVVAPEGAAAGRVDRREELSPQARWALRTTAPSGGSWTTRVNGSAPELADAANAHLDGAPNPLGAAVVALLVMDEAAPDADGPVAAWVDAHGLVFTARAVVELAGIVVLRYQDGDGVPRRAVRRRVAQDVGPRGVVGGRLVRSLLAVCPDEVHAEVVAALAGLRGTPGGRLAVSYLVPSEAAWVEEVVTEVLAGPRHSPDGWAVLLSVGTVDQLQRLLRLEWVLWHVTTPEVLHTALDAVGHDLLPVLERLLELPLRGHEAVLDVIASMPGDEPFQFLLPRIKQRYARSTLLELSLRDPERALRLLHAEAGGRPSTSEAARLLRALVVRFRDVDLAEAPEQVRAAVERVRAAHRGAPEAGVDELPPVLVSPPWEVRRRAAKPEVVPGVEPPAGRALVWEPGERESWSAVEVGVRTPAEWAALVRDYRAGELRWRHEEPPLFVGGPEDEVRPLLADWTPDPRGAERWGRPLVARFGLDVLPQALALARARPATLAELVLPCATPEVAELVADWLVRVKSARPVARRWLERHGVVAARLLVPVAVGPAGAKRRAAEHALRQIPEHALTAAREHGERVASVVAAALAVDPLDVLPAKVPAVPDWLDEDALPQLLLRGGERALPPRAARTVLVVLALSAVDEPCAGLEQVRRACDPTSLARFAQEVFELWRLSGMPAEEGWALTCLGLVGDDEVVRELGPLIRMWPTEGGHARAATALDVLARLGTDVALLHLGDLARRVEHKGVRTGAQARLDEVAASRGLTPEQLADRLAPDFGLSPEGSLVLDYGPRRFTVGFDEQLKPYVTGPDGKRLTSLPKPGARDNRVLAPEAQRRFAALKKDVRTAAAGQVIRLEQAMLTGRTWSAKEFTALFARHPLVWHLARRLVWTTGAGRAFRLAEDRTLSDLREAPVELGPEDRVALAHPMGLGDDLAAWAELLADHEVLQPFPQLGRPVHRLTEEEAGATALVRFHDRPVPRGKVLGLLRSGWEHDGRGNGGVIDRVQRPLPDGRAVVVGLDPGVDREHDPAQDEQRITEVWITDHGPTAEGERVHRFGTADPVALSEVLGDLDGLIR, from the coding sequence GTGGGGACTGCGGGGGGCGTGATCGGGGAGTTCCGGCTCCCGTCGGGCGTGCGGAGCGAGGCGCACCCCAGGCGGGGCGGTCGGACGCGCCCGGAGGTCGTGGCGCCGGAGGTCGTGGCGCCGGAGGGCGCGGCGGCGGGCCGGGTGGACCGGCGCGAGGAGCTGTCCCCGCAGGCGCGCTGGGCGCTGCGCACCACGGCCCCCAGCGGGGGCTCCTGGACGACCAGGGTGAACGGGAGCGCGCCCGAGCTGGCCGACGCCGCGAACGCGCACCTGGACGGCGCCCCGAACCCGCTGGGCGCGGCGGTCGTCGCCCTCCTGGTGATGGACGAGGCGGCCCCTGACGCGGACGGGCCGGTAGCGGCCTGGGTCGACGCGCACGGGCTGGTGTTCACCGCCAGGGCTGTCGTGGAGCTGGCCGGGATCGTGGTCCTGCGCTACCAGGACGGGGACGGCGTGCCCCGCAGGGCGGTGCGCAGGCGGGTGGCGCAGGACGTGGGGCCGCGCGGGGTGGTGGGCGGGCGCCTGGTGCGGTCGCTGCTGGCGGTGTGCCCGGACGAGGTGCACGCCGAGGTGGTCGCCGCGCTGGCCGGGCTCCGGGGCACGCCGGGGGGCAGGCTGGCGGTCAGCTACCTGGTGCCGTCCGAGGCCGCCTGGGTGGAGGAGGTCGTCACCGAGGTCCTGGCCGGTCCCCGGCACTCCCCCGACGGCTGGGCCGTGCTGCTGTCGGTCGGGACGGTCGACCAGCTCCAGCGGTTGCTGCGGCTGGAGTGGGTGCTCTGGCACGTGACCACGCCCGAGGTGCTGCACACCGCGCTGGACGCCGTGGGTCACGACCTGCTGCCCGTGCTGGAGCGGCTGCTGGAGCTGCCGCTGCGCGGGCACGAGGCCGTGCTCGACGTGATCGCGTCGATGCCGGGTGACGAGCCGTTCCAGTTCCTGCTGCCCCGGATCAAGCAGCGGTACGCGCGGTCCACCCTGCTGGAGCTGTCGCTGCGCGACCCGGAGCGGGCGCTGCGGCTGCTGCACGCCGAGGCCGGGGGCAGGCCGTCGACCAGCGAGGCCGCGCGGCTGCTGCGCGCGCTGGTCGTGCGGTTCCGGGACGTGGACCTGGCCGAGGCCCCCGAGCAGGTGCGGGCGGCGGTGGAGCGCGTGCGGGCCGCGCACCGCGGCGCGCCCGAGGCGGGGGTGGACGAGCTGCCGCCGGTGCTGGTGTCGCCGCCGTGGGAGGTGAGGCGCCGGGCCGCCAAGCCGGAGGTCGTGCCGGGGGTGGAACCGCCCGCCGGGCGCGCGCTGGTGTGGGAGCCGGGTGAGCGCGAGTCGTGGTCGGCGGTGGAGGTCGGGGTGCGGACCCCGGCCGAGTGGGCGGCCCTGGTGCGGGACTACCGGGCCGGGGAGCTGCGCTGGAGGCACGAGGAGCCGCCGCTGTTCGTGGGCGGCCCCGAGGACGAGGTCCGGCCGCTGCTGGCGGACTGGACGCCGGACCCGCGAGGCGCGGAGCGGTGGGGCAGGCCGCTGGTCGCCCGGTTCGGGCTGGACGTGCTGCCCCAGGCGCTGGCGCTGGCCAGGGCCCGGCCCGCGACGCTGGCGGAGCTGGTGCTGCCGTGCGCGACGCCGGAGGTGGCCGAGCTGGTCGCGGACTGGCTGGTGCGGGTGAAGTCCGCGCGCCCGGTCGCGCGGCGCTGGCTGGAGCGGCACGGTGTCGTCGCGGCCCGGCTGCTGGTGCCCGTCGCGGTGGGTCCCGCCGGGGCGAAGCGGCGGGCGGCGGAGCACGCGCTGCGGCAGATCCCCGAGCACGCGCTGACCGCCGCGCGCGAGCACGGCGAGCGGGTCGCGTCGGTGGTCGCCGCGGCGCTGGCGGTGGACCCGCTGGACGTGCTGCCCGCCAAGGTCCCCGCGGTCCCGGACTGGTTGGACGAGGACGCGCTGCCGCAGCTGCTGCTGCGCGGCGGGGAGCGGGCCCTTCCGCCGCGCGCCGCGCGGACCGTGCTGGTGGTGCTGGCGCTGTCCGCGGTGGACGAGCCGTGCGCGGGGCTGGAGCAGGTGCGGCGGGCGTGCGACCCGACGTCGCTGGCCCGGTTCGCGCAGGAGGTGTTCGAGCTGTGGCGGTTGTCGGGGATGCCCGCCGAGGAGGGCTGGGCGCTCACCTGCCTCGGCCTGGTCGGCGACGACGAGGTGGTGCGCGAGCTGGGTCCGCTGATCCGGATGTGGCCGACCGAGGGCGGGCACGCGCGGGCGGCGACCGCGCTGGACGTGCTGGCGCGGCTCGGCACGGACGTGGCGCTGCTGCACCTGGGCGACCTGGCGCGGCGGGTCGAGCACAAGGGCGTGCGGACCGGGGCGCAGGCCAGGCTGGACGAGGTGGCCGCCTCGCGGGGGCTGACCCCGGAGCAGCTGGCCGACCGGCTGGCTCCGGACTTCGGGCTGTCGCCGGAGGGCTCGCTGGTGCTGGACTACGGGCCCAGGCGGTTCACCGTCGGGTTCGACGAGCAGCTCAAGCCGTACGTGACCGGGCCGGACGGCAAGCGGCTCACGTCCCTGCCCAAGCCGGGCGCGCGGGACAACCGGGTGCTCGCGCCCGAGGCGCAGCGGCGGTTCGCGGCGCTGAAGAAGGACGTGCGCACCGCGGCGGCCGGGCAGGTCATCCGCCTGGAGCAGGCGATGCTGACGGGGCGGACGTGGAGCGCGAAGGAGTTCACGGCGCTGTTCGCACGCCACCCGCTGGTGTGGCACCTGGCCCGCAGACTGGTGTGGACCACCGGGGCGGGGCGCGCGTTCCGGCTGGCCGAGGACCGCACGCTCAGCGACCTGCGCGAGGCCCCGGTGGAGCTGGGCCCGGAGGACCGGGTGGCGCTGGCCCACCCCATGGGGCTGGGCGACGACCTGGCGGCGTGGGCCGAGCTGCTCGCCGACCACGAGGTGCTCCAGCCGTTCCCGCAGCTGGGCAGACCGGTGCACCGGCTCACCGAGGAGGAGGCCGGGGCGACCGCGCTGGTCAGGTTCCACGACCGGCCGGTGCCGCGCGGGAAGGTGCTCGGGCTGCTGCGGAGCGGCTGGGAGCACGACGGCCGGGGCAACGGCGGGGTGATCGACCGGGTGCAGCGACCGCTGCCGGACGGGCGCGCCGTCGTGGTCGGCCTCGACCCCGGTGTGGACCGCGAGCACGACCCGGCGCAGGACGAGCAGCGGATCACCGAGGTGTGGATCACCGACCACGGGCCGACGGCCGAGGGCGAGCGCGTGCACCGGTTCGGGACCGCCGACCCGGTCGCGCTGTCCGAGGTGCTGGGCGACCTCGACGGCCTGATCCGCTGA